TCATAGACCGTCCAACCTCGGTACGTCGTGCTGATCGGGGTGACCCATTCGGGCTCGAACTCCATGAGATCCGCAGCGGCGATCGCCCCGTCCATCTCTTCGGAGATGGCGAGGATGGCTTCAGCGGTCTTCCCTTTGTAGTAGCCGTCTCTTCCCTTTTCCGCGATGCGCCGGAGCGACGCGGCCAGGTCGGGGTTGCGAAAGATCTCACCGGGCTTCGGGGCACGACCGTTGATGAGAAAGGTCTCGGCCGCGTTGGGGTGGCTCTTGTGGAGATCTTCCGAGCGGGCCCAGCCTCTCGCGATGACTTCCGAGACCGGAAACCCGTTCTCGGCGTAATGAATGGCGGGGGCGAGGATCTCAGAGAACTCGAGCGAGCCGAGGCGCGCTCGCAGCGCGTGCCAGCCCGCCACGACGCCGGGCACGGTCACGGCATAGATACCTCGTTGCGGCATCTCCTCGATGTTCCTCGACGCCAGAAACTCGGGCGTCATCCCCTTCGGTGCCCAGCCGCTCGCGTTCAGGCCGTGAATCTCGCCGGTCTTCGCCAGGTAGACGATGGCAAACAGATCGCCGCCGATGCCGTTGCCGGTGGGCTCCATGAGCCCAATGGTCGCGTTCGCCGCGATGGCGGCGTCGATCGCGTTGCCGCCTCGCTCCAGGATCTGAACCCCCGCTCGTGCGGCAAGCGGCTGGCTGGCGGCGACGATGCCATATTGAGTCGCGACCATGGAGCGTCCCACGATCGGCTTGCCTTCTTCGTCGCCGTAGCCGACAGCGGAACCGGATGCGACCATCACCAGGAAGAGGGCGGGGCTCGACATGCTCGGATCCTCCTTTTGGTCATTCTATGCCCGCTCGACTCGTGCCAACAATCGCGACGCGGGGGAGGATGACCGCAAGAGCCCGATCTCTGACCTCGAGGCGGACGGGCGTCTCGCCCGCGGGCTCGCCGTCGAGCTGACAGCGTACCGGTGTGTCCGCCTCGACCGTCAAGCGATCCGTCTTGAAGTGCTCGATGTCTTCGAAGCTTAGATGCCGCCGCTGGAGCACGCCCAGGAGATAGCGAAGGTAGTCCCGGCGCTTGTCTCCCTGGAAGACGACGACGTGAAACCGCGCCTCGTCCATTCGCGCGTCGGGGGTGATGAAATAACGCGGGCCGAAGCGAGCGAGCTTTCCCGCGATCACTCCGGTGCCTCGACGCTCCTGCCCATCCGCCCAGACCCGGAGCGGACTCATCGGGTAGCTCGCGAGCAACCGGAATCCCGCGAGCCAGAAGGCGAGCACCCCGAGGGCGCTCTTGACCGCGACCTTCATCCGGTAGACGACCTCAGCGTCGATACCGATTCCCGCCATCGCGAGGAAACACCGATCGTTGGCCAGGCCGACGGGAATTCGCTTCACGATTCCGTGGCTCATCGCTTCGAGGGCGGCCTCGAGCGAGAGCGGAATGTGCGCCTCGCGGGCGAACACGTTGACGGTGCCGCCGGGAAGAACGCCCATCGGCGTGTCGGTCCCGAGCAAACCACCGGCCACTTCGTTCAGCGTACCGTCGCCACCCCAGGCGACGACCCTCTCGAAGCCGTCCTCGCTTGCCCGCCGCGCCAGCTCGACGGCGTGCCCGGTTCGAACCGTCGGAAAAGACTCGACCCGTGCTCCCACTGCCGAGAGCTTCGCGATCACCCGCGGCAGATCTCGTTCCTTGGAACGGCCTCTCCCCGCACTGGGATTGAAGATCACGGCGATGCGCATCAGCCGGGGGCCACCGTCACTTCGATCTCGTTTCGAAACTCACCCCAACCTTCCACGTCAGCCACGACGTCGATTACCCAGACGATCTTGCTCTCCATCGAACGGAAAGAGAAGGGTGCGCTCGCAGGAACGGGGAGCGCCACTCGATGGGTCTTGGGGTCGCCGGGCGTCAACTCGAGGTCGCGCTCGAGCACCTGCTCCTCGTCATGAAGGATGGCGTTTCGATGCCCAGTGGCCATCGCACCCTGTCGAGTGCATCGGAGCGCCGCCGCGAGCTTTCGAACGAGGACGGGCCGGCGCGCCACGGCGCGAATCTCCACCGCGAAACTTCCGCCAGGACTCACCTGATCGGACTCGAGGCCGAGGTCGATCGCGCGAAACGGATGTCGATCGAGGAAAGTGACGAGCCCGAGGCCGGCACGGAGCAGATTGGCCGCGACCGGAACCCATCCCACCAGGAGAATCCAACCGGATACACGCCCTTGATAGAATCGCCAAAAATGAAAGTAGACGAGCGACAGCATGGTTGCGACGAAGAGGGACATCCAGTATCGGCGTTTGCCCTGAGTGATGAGCGAGGTCCAGATCACGAGCTGGGATCCTATCTAGCCGATCCCTGAGCATGCCACTCGATTTCCTCGCCGTGGGTCATCTTACCGTCGATCGACTGGAATCCGGGTGCCGGCTGGGTGGAGCGGCCGCCTATTCCGCGATCACGGCTCACCGACTCGGCCTGAGGGCGGGCATCGTCACCTCGGTGGGAGCGGAATTTCCTTTTTTCGCCGAGCTCGAAGGAATCGAGATCCACAACGCCACGGGTGAAGCGACGACCGTTTTCGAGAACACTTACCGGGAGAACGTCAGGTCGCAGCGGCTTTTGGGACGAGCGGCATCGCTCGACCAGAGCCACCTGGCGCGAGTGCGTGTCACCGAGGAGGCCGCGGTTCTATACTGCCCCGTGGTCGACGAAGTTCGCATGCCGCTTGATCGACTCGCGCCTCGGGGGCTATCCGGGGTCGCGGCGCAGGGCTTCTTCCGACAGTGGGACGAGAAGGGCCGGGTCACCGTCCGGGATTGGCCCGACGCCGCCGATGCCCTCTCGCGAGCCGACTTCGTCTGCCTGAGCGAAGACGACGCCGAGCCGCAAGATGAGCTGGCCGCGAGGTTTCCCGGAATCGCCTGGGTCGTCACCCGAGGTGCGGGCGGATGCCGTGTCCATGCCCGGGGCGCATTCCTGGATTT
This region of Vicinamibacteria bacterium genomic DNA includes:
- a CDS encoding gamma-glutamyltransferase is translated as MSSPALFLVMVASGSAVGYGDEEGKPIVGRSMVATQYGIVAASQPLAARAGVQILERGGNAIDAAIAANATIGLMEPTGNGIGGDLFAIVYLAKTGEIHGLNASGWAPKGMTPEFLASRNIEEMPQRGIYAVTVPGVVAGWHALRARLGSLEFSEILAPAIHYAENGFPVSEVIARGWARSEDLHKSHPNAAETFLINGRAPKPGEIFRNPDLAASLRRIAEKGRDGYYKGKTAEAILAISEEMDGAIAAADLMEFEPEWVTPISTTYRGWTVY
- a CDS encoding PfkB family carbohydrate kinase codes for the protein MPLDFLAVGHLTVDRLESGCRLGGAAAYSAITAHRLGLRAGIVTSVGAEFPFFAELEGIEIHNATGEATTVFENTYRENVRSQRLLGRAASLDQSHLARVRVTEEAAVLYCPVVDEVRMPLDRLAPRGLSGVAAQGFFRQWDEKGRVTVRDWPDAADALSRADFVCLSEDDAEPQDELAARFPGIAWVVTRGAGGCRVHARGAFLDFPAFPANVVDPTGAGDVFAAAFLIALKENMPLPLAARFASGAAAIVVEGMGTSSIPCRAEVEARIGR
- a CDS encoding diacylglycerol kinase family protein, whose translation is MRIAVIFNPSAGRGRSKERDLPRVIAKLSAVGARVESFPTVRTGHAVELARRASEDGFERVVAWGGDGTLNEVAGGLLGTDTPMGVLPGGTVNVFAREAHIPLSLEAALEAMSHGIVKRIPVGLANDRCFLAMAGIGIDAEVVYRMKVAVKSALGVLAFWLAGFRLLASYPMSPLRVWADGQERRGTGVIAGKLARFGPRYFITPDARMDEARFHVVVFQGDKRRDYLRYLLGVLQRRHLSFEDIEHFKTDRLTVEADTPVRCQLDGEPAGETPVRLEVRDRALAVILPRVAIVGTSRAGIE